A single genomic interval of Croceibacter atlanticus HTCC2559 harbors:
- a CDS encoding tyrosine-type recombinase/integrase → MASSLLIYSIKHRSKECYAFRFSYNTVLNNAIKNHRLIFYSTTFKTYYAFKDSITLKDLLSFLNTIVNIKITLSEDINKELELETTSYKLKDLPKLSSSHTKTLQNFSRWMSEKRLAQNTIDIYTEVTRIFLRYLSLKQADEITNIWVQRFNYDYIIGNGFGVAYQNQCINGIKKFVSFLGKPLVLDTLVRPKKPQKLPVVLSKEEISQLFNVINNLKHKALLALLYSAGLRIGEALQLTPEAIDSKRMLIRIEQAKGNKDRYTLLSESFLTLLRMYYKKYKPKTYLFEGQNGGAYTSSSAQKVLKRALRDAGITRIGVTLHTLRHSFATHLLESGTDLRYIQELLGHNSPKTTMIYTHVSSKSLQNIRNPFDEL, encoded by the coding sequence TTGGCATCATCTCTTCTTATATATAGTATTAAGCATCGTAGCAAAGAATGTTATGCTTTTCGGTTTTCTTATAATACTGTACTTAATAATGCGATTAAGAATCATCGCCTCATATTTTACAGTACTACATTTAAAACTTATTACGCCTTTAAGGATAGTATAACCTTAAAAGATCTTCTATCATTTTTAAACACTATAGTTAATATTAAAATCACACTGAGCGAGGATATTAATAAAGAGCTTGAATTAGAGACAACTTCGTATAAACTTAAAGATCTTCCGAAGCTTTCTTCGTCTCATACAAAGACACTACAAAACTTTAGCAGATGGATGTCAGAAAAACGACTTGCACAGAATACAATTGACATTTATACTGAAGTTACTAGAATATTTTTAAGGTATCTTTCATTGAAACAAGCTGATGAGATCACTAATATTTGGGTACAGCGGTTTAATTATGATTACATTATAGGAAATGGATTTGGTGTTGCTTATCAAAACCAATGTATTAATGGCATTAAAAAATTTGTTTCATTTTTAGGGAAACCTTTAGTTCTGGACACTTTGGTTAGGCCTAAAAAGCCACAAAAATTACCTGTTGTTTTAAGTAAGGAAGAAATCTCTCAATTGTTTAACGTTATAAACAATTTAAAGCATAAGGCTTTACTTGCATTATTATATTCTGCAGGATTACGTATTGGAGAAGCATTGCAACTTACACCAGAAGCAATAGACAGTAAACGGATGCTTATACGCATTGAACAAGCAAAAGGAAATAAGGACAGGTACACACTATTATCTGAGAGTTTTCTTACACTACTTAGAATGTATTACAAAAAATATAAACCTAAAACATATTTATTTGAAGGGCAGAATGGCGGCGCCTATACGTCATCAAGTGCACAAAAGGTCTTAAAACGAGCATTAAGAGATGCAGGAATTACAAGGATAGGTGTTACTTTACATACCCTTAGGCATAGTTTTGCTACACATTTATTAGAGTCTGGCACAGATTTAAGGTACATACAAGAATTGTTAGGGCATAATAGTCCTAAAACCACAATGATCTATACTCACGTAAGTAGTAAAAGTTTACAAAACATTAGAAATCCGTTTGATGAACTTTAG
- a CDS encoding DNA cytosine methyltransferase — protein sequence MATINFYLDKPDKKGFAPIHLRINCNGNQVKVSTGQKIEPKKFDKSKQKAIGLTTESHEINHYLDFLRERADELLHHSNKKTFIQDEVKSLLNEHIENYKENSNVNIVKEQVSLYGKPFTFVDLFAGAGGFSEGFLQAEHNNKFFDFVVANDINENCELTHVVRYNHQLGLDAEFLKQDITEPDFLDNLLEKINGRKIDVVCGGPPCQSFSLAGKRKKFDKKDDLFSHYLEVIKVLQPKYFVMENVKGILTKEKGKIKELIIKEINSIVDTKEIPLLISFIKKIRKESNSFLFDSIIKRVELEKLLEKDKESGKADFINFVENRFRKLTPKIADYKTSKTDENINTIRHGFNLLARAKEWEKLKRDIIKEKDFCNIDSDNFANAFTDFLTEISSENVISKIENAFKILKVPNTYKKDCDDIITALKIYTTSFDESIEILKSHCNKSQTKELETILESIRLYKIEKPFVANASNYGVPQNRERVLFIGCRKDQKFISEIPATVSEEEKVTIFEALYDLDFIGNNQEAHRYELVDISSQYNGTAKKMAKLLKKRKIDGKPISKGGKSFAEWSRKGRLIERFKPQTKPFYVRNTEALENGEKYFDILNNHKTSNQNETVIERLGVILKNGDYKKAQPELEKLGLSTNKRNYNVLKPDEQSSTIMTIADDYIHYNSPRSLTVREMARLQSFDDSFVFQGKRSTGGNNRKTEVPQYTLVGNAVPPLLARAVASEILKNIK from the coding sequence ATGGCAACAATTAATTTTTATTTAGACAAGCCTGACAAAAAAGGGTTTGCACCAATACATCTGCGAATAAACTGTAACGGAAATCAAGTTAAGGTTTCGACAGGTCAAAAAATAGAACCTAAAAAATTTGACAAATCCAAACAAAAAGCGATTGGTTTAACTACAGAATCTCACGAAATAAACCATTACTTGGATTTTTTAAGAGAAAGAGCTGACGAACTTCTTCACCATTCCAACAAAAAAACTTTTATCCAAGACGAAGTTAAAAGCCTTTTAAATGAACACATAGAAAACTACAAAGAAAACAGTAATGTAAACATTGTAAAAGAACAAGTTTCGCTTTACGGAAAACCGTTCACTTTTGTTGATTTATTTGCTGGAGCTGGTGGCTTTAGCGAGGGTTTTTTACAAGCTGAACATAACAATAAATTTTTCGATTTTGTTGTTGCCAACGATATCAACGAAAATTGCGAATTAACTCACGTTGTTCGTTACAATCACCAATTAGGTTTAGACGCTGAATTTCTTAAACAAGATATTACAGAACCTGACTTTTTAGACAATTTACTGGAAAAAATAAATGGACGAAAAATAGATGTTGTTTGTGGTGGACCACCTTGTCAAAGTTTCAGTCTTGCAGGTAAAAGAAAAAAATTCGACAAAAAAGATGATTTATTCTCTCATTATCTAGAAGTAATAAAGGTTTTACAACCAAAATACTTTGTTATGGAAAATGTAAAAGGCATTTTGACAAAAGAAAAAGGAAAAATAAAAGAACTAATCATCAAGGAGATAAACTCTATTGTCGACACAAAAGAAATTCCATTACTTATCTCATTCATTAAAAAAATACGAAAAGAATCTAATTCGTTTCTTTTTGATAGTATCATAAAACGAGTAGAACTAGAAAAACTACTTGAAAAAGATAAAGAAAGTGGAAAAGCTGATTTTATCAATTTTGTAGAAAATAGATTTAGAAAACTAACCCCAAAAATTGCAGATTACAAAACCAGTAAAACGGACGAAAATATAAACACTATTCGCCACGGTTTTAATCTTTTAGCGAGAGCAAAAGAATGGGAAAAACTAAAACGTGATATTATAAAGGAAAAAGATTTTTGCAATATTGATAGCGACAATTTCGCAAATGCTTTCACAGATTTCCTCACAGAAATCAGTTCAGAAAATGTTATTTCGAAAATCGAAAATGCTTTCAAAATTTTAAAGGTTCCAAATACTTATAAAAAAGATTGTGATGACATTATTACTGCTTTAAAAATCTACACAACTTCTTTTGATGAATCTATTGAGATATTGAAATCGCATTGCAATAAATCACAGACAAAGGAATTGGAAACTATTCTTGAAAGCATTAGACTTTACAAAATAGAAAAACCTTTTGTTGCTAACGCTTCAAATTATGGTGTTCCGCAAAATAGAGAAAGAGTGCTTTTCATTGGTTGTCGTAAAGACCAAAAATTTATTTCCGAAATACCCGCAACCGTTTCTGAAGAAGAAAAGGTTACCATATTCGAAGCATTGTACGATTTAGATTTTATCGGGAACAACCAAGAAGCTCACCGATACGAATTAGTTGATATTTCTTCTCAATACAATGGAACTGCAAAGAAAATGGCTAAACTATTAAAAAAAAGAAAAATTGATGGAAAGCCAATTTCTAAAGGTGGAAAATCTTTTGCAGAATGGTCAAGAAAAGGTAGGTTAATTGAGCGTTTTAAACCACAAACAAAACCTTTCTATGTAAGAAATACTGAAGCTCTTGAAAATGGAGAAAAGTATTTCGATATACTCAACAATCATAAAACAAGTAATCAAAATGAAACTGTTATTGAAAGACTTGGAGTTATCTTAAAAAATGGAGATTACAAAAAAGCACAGCCAGAATTAGAAAAATTAGGTCTTTCGACAAACAAACGAAACTATAATGTATTAAAACCAGACGAACAAAGTTCTACGATAATGACCATTGCAGATGATTATATTCATTATAATTCGCCAAGGTCATTAACCGTAAGAGAAATGGCACGTTTACAATCCTTTGACGACTCTTTTGTATTTCAAGGGAAACGCTCAACAGGTGGAAATAATAGAAAAACAGAAGTACCACAATACACTTTAGTCGGAAATGCTGTTCCGCCTTTATTAGCTAGAGCAGTAGCAAGTGAAATATTAAAAAATATCAAGTGA
- a CDS encoding ferritin-like domain-containing protein → MDKKEISNSIQEIIENNNDSYKGYKQVADKANDSQLRSFFIQQAAERKEFAGKLLNQLKIYNPDHNDNASGSAVGSLHRTWINVKTALSQDNDEALLEECLRGDKASIEDYEEFLNNNKEIPDNLRSTITQQVQDIKNTLESVSRLEDVH, encoded by the coding sequence ATGGATAAGAAAGAAATTTCCAATTCAATACAAGAAATAATTGAAAATAATAATGATTCATATAAAGGCTATAAACAAGTTGCAGATAAAGCTAATGACAGTCAATTAAGGTCATTTTTTATCCAACAGGCTGCTGAGCGTAAAGAGTTTGCAGGTAAATTATTAAACCAATTAAAAATTTACAACCCAGACCATAACGATAATGCTTCTGGAAGTGCTGTAGGGTCTTTGCATAGAACTTGGATTAACGTGAAAACTGCACTCTCACAAGATAATGATGAGGCGTTGTTAGAAGAATGTCTTCGTGGCGATAAAGCAAGTATCGAAGACTACGAAGAGTTTTTAAATAACAACAAAGAGATTCCTGATAATTTAAGAAGTACAATTACACAACAAGTTCAAGATATTAAAAACACTTTAGAGAGTGTTTCTAGATTAGAGGACGTACATTAA